Proteins from a genomic interval of Chryseobacterium indologenes:
- a CDS encoding tellurium resistance protein TerC — MKKYFAKDYASIVAYFIALLFVYAAMSKLLDFENFQVQLAQSPLLSAYAGFISYAVIIVEFALAVYVCVPDYQLFALYGSLGLMTAFTIYIYLIINYSDFVPCSCGGILEKLGWTEHLIFNIVVVILIFTAILYRERKQNPQNRLILPISKSIAISIVSCGIVVCLFLSSEHIIKQENNFTRRFVPHPLVKEQIYDLGVNSYYFAGLEDGNIYLGNTTAPLFITKIDTALRGMSDIKVKLDNKNHVFRNLKLTIRKPYYYMYDGSVPVIYQGKLEDSLAKTISFGDAYFNQLAILDSMRFAIRTQRRSDKRYILASLDLDKNKKLELQPDILEKQIDGIFDVDGILSSDSQSGKLVYTYVYRNQYIVMDNNFKILNRLNTIDTTSRAKISVVRLSNGNNKMSAPPFSVNKGSLVSGNLLFNQSNLKGKHEPSKSWKTSSIIDVYSTDQQQYIGSFYIRHKNNIPMSAMIVQDNNLFVLIGNELVRYKIRDGAFDVNSKRNRPLREQPVDKEPKKGIAENLEKIRHKPINT, encoded by the coding sequence ATGAAAAAATATTTTGCAAAAGACTATGCAAGTATTGTAGCTTATTTCATAGCGCTGCTTTTTGTATATGCAGCTATGAGTAAACTTTTGGATTTTGAAAATTTCCAGGTTCAACTCGCGCAATCCCCACTGTTGAGTGCCTATGCCGGATTTATTTCCTATGCCGTAATTATAGTTGAATTTGCGTTGGCAGTTTATGTCTGTGTTCCAGATTATCAATTATTTGCGTTATATGGCTCTTTGGGTTTAATGACAGCTTTTACTATCTATATTTATCTGATAATAAATTATAGTGATTTTGTTCCGTGTTCATGCGGCGGAATATTAGAAAAATTAGGGTGGACTGAACACCTGATTTTTAATATCGTGGTCGTGATACTAATTTTTACAGCAATTCTTTACAGGGAAAGAAAACAGAATCCACAAAATCGACTGATCTTACCCATATCCAAATCTATTGCCATAAGTATTGTCAGTTGTGGAATTGTTGTATGCTTATTTTTAAGTTCCGAACACATTATTAAGCAGGAGAATAATTTTACAAGGCGATTTGTACCGCATCCACTTGTTAAAGAACAGATTTATGACCTGGGAGTAAATTCTTACTACTTTGCTGGGTTGGAGGATGGAAATATCTATTTGGGAAATACAACTGCACCGCTTTTCATAACAAAAATTGACACCGCACTAAGAGGGATGTCAGATATAAAGGTAAAATTGGACAATAAAAATCATGTATTCCGAAACTTAAAGTTAACAATCCGTAAACCATATTATTATATGTACGATGGTTCTGTACCAGTAATTTATCAAGGGAAGTTGGAGGACTCATTAGCAAAAACAATAAGCTTTGGTGATGCATATTTTAATCAGCTTGCCATACTTGATTCAATGCGATTTGCCATTAGAACTCAGCGGAGGTCTGATAAACGGTATATTCTAGCCTCACTGGATTTAGATAAAAATAAAAAACTGGAATTGCAACCGGATATTTTAGAAAAACAGATTGACGGAATTTTTGATGTGGATGGAATTTTGAGTTCTGATAGTCAGAGCGGAAAACTGGTCTACACCTATGTCTATCGCAACCAGTACATTGTGATGGATAACAATTTCAAGATATTGAATCGTCTAAATACCATTGATACAACAAGCCGTGCAAAAATTTCTGTAGTACGTTTATCCAATGGCAATAATAAAATGAGTGCTCCGCCTTTTAGCGTAAATAAAGGTTCACTGGTTTCGGGTAATTTATTATTTAATCAATCCAACCTGAAAGGCAAACATGAGCCCTCAAAATCCTGGAAAACATCTTCCATAATTGATGTATACAGCACTGATCAACAGCAATATATTGGTAGTTTTTACATTCGACATAAAAATAATATACCAATGTCTGCAATGATCGTTCAGGACAACAACCTTTTCGTCCTTATTGGAAATGAACTTGTTCGTTATAAAATCCGGGATGGTGCTTTTGACGTGAATTCAAAACGAAACAGGCCGCTCAGGGAGCAGCCTGTTGATAAGGAACCCAAAAAAGGGATTGCCGAAAACCTTGAAAAGATTAGGCATAAACCAATAAACACTTAA